The sequence TTGATGGAGAAGCCCAGAGGTAAAAGAGGGAGGAACCAGCTGTGTTATCTGTGGGGGAAAACTGGGAGCCGGCATCCCGGTGCCGCCCAGATGGACGAGGGTTGCTGGGGCTGAAAGGTGGAGGGTTCTGGCATCCCAGTGCCAGAAGCGCCTGTAAGGGCAAGAGGTTGCTGTTGGAAGAAGGGGGCAGCAGGGGGTGCAGGCATCCTGGTGCTGGGCGGGTTCTGTCTCTGATATTGCCCCCTTCTTTGGCTTTGGGCTGGAGGGTATGGTTGCTCTGTCCCTTTAACGGGCACTCTGATGTCACGGCGCGACAAGCTTTGCACTGAGACGTCACCCGGAAGACGGCTGGTGTTGACGGTGTGGAGTGAACTACCAGCTGACATGAGTTTGTTGAATAGTTTTGCCTTGTTATCCGAGCGGTGGAATGGAATTCCTCTGTCTTTTAGAGTTTTGGGGAGAGTTACTACAGTCCAATCCGAGATTTTCGAAGCAAGCAGACATTTGGGGGACCTCCCTGGAGCGTGGTGACGCCGCGATCTGCTGCGAGTAGTGAGGCTGGTATCAGGACGATGCCGGTGAGCTGGAGCCAACCTGGTGGGCGAAGGAGTTGGGGAGTCACGGCGACGGCAATGGACAGTCTTAGGACCACTTCGACCCCTTTTTGCAGAGGGAGGAGATTTTGCGGAGGGAGGAGATCGACCGGAAGACGCCGAGGAGTCTTCGGGTGAATTGTAGTTTTGGATGGTGAGGAGAGATGAACTGGGTGGAATGTGGATCGTGGAGTGGACTGAGCTGGAAGGAGTCGCCCGTATTCTGGGTGGCTTGCAGGCTACGGAAAGCGGAGTCTCGAGAACTGAGGCGGTGGGGAAGCTGTAGACTGGATCCTTTGGCGTGGACTGGCAGGGACTCAGGATTTGGTTGTCCTGATGCTGGCCGAAAAGGTCATTGTCCGACGGAGATAGGGAAACTAAATCCATGGTCGGGAAATGGTGAGTAAGCAAGTGGAactttgtagtttttcttttttaaagatatttgaATCGATGTGTACAGTCTCAGCTCTGGAGCAGAATGCGAGAGCGAAAGAGGAGAAGGTTAGTATTTATGGGATTGCCGGAAGGGGTGCGgttgaggtgtggtcctgctcctgaaacttcGCTAGTAGCTTCAATAAGAACTCAGGCATGCTCTCCTTGTCCTGTCTACAGACCGTCAGGGAGTGCAATGACCTTTCTGGCACAGGATACATGGCTCGCATTACGTTTCCAATTTTAGTCACATGAGTGCTGAATGGAACTTGATCTGAAATCCTATCAATCTTTGCAGTTTCCTCAATTTTACGCTGCTCATGCGGAGGGAGCTGTTGCCCAATTAAGGCTCTCCAGTCCCCCAACCCCCGCCTCCAGCcattagtcaattgacagaattTGTTCATCCAGGCCAATCCGCCTTCTGTTGGGGCAGGCATTTTTTCTAAAATACAGTTCATGTCGGTGAATGAGAAAGGCTGATAGACAGTCGAATCGTTACTTTTAACCAAGAGAGGAGCTTGCATATGTGTACACTGTTTTGCCTTCTAATCTCTACATTTCTCACTTCAAAATCCAACTCTCTTGTTTCTAAAATCCCACTTGTCACAGCGAACATTGGGGCCTGAATAGCGCTTGGAGCTTTCTCAGTGTACTGGGGAGAAGCCATAGAACACAGTGTCAAGCATGGCGGGTCGGCTGCATTTGGGGTCGAGCGTAGGTCAATTTTTGGGTACAGTCTGTTGGGCTCCAGAGATGGAGCAGTCTTTTCTACTTTGTCCGTTGTCTGTCCCGTGGTCTTAGTCGAGTCTCTGTTCATTGCAAGACAAGTCAGAGTAATAGCGTGAATGGatgcttttctctcctctttctcttctaatgctttcttccattttctgtTAATTCCCCATTTTCCTTTGCCCTCAGAGGCTCTATGTTTTTTATATCCTGGACTGCTGCCTCTTCGGCTTTAGATAGGTGTCCCAATAAGCAAGTTTTTTCATGTGACTTTGGCACCTGCTCCTGGAGCCAGGCCCATGTTTTGTCATAACCTTTAAGAATTTTTTGCTGTTTACTTGGCGGGAACCTGTTGGCCAATTCCAATCTGATCAGATTCCACTGCCCGCCTACTGTGTCTCTCGGACAACCTCCATACTCCTCGCACTCTCTGTCAAACTCTCCCTCCATGATAGATTACAACCTGTGAACGTGCTACAACACACTAATAATTCAAAGAAGATATACACATATAGGTCTGGTGTGAATAGCTCCAAATGTCCAGTTCATGCACAAAATTTTGTGGTGGTTCAGTCCGGTCTTACTCTGGGGGTTAATTCCCAGGCTTTGTCCACAAACTTTTTAGACACACTTTTCCTATATGCAAACCACCCAATTTCCCCACAGAACAGCTGCTGAGCGAGATGTCAGAGAATCTCACGAAGTGCTCAGCCTCTGGAAGCCACCCACACTTTTAAATTCCCCTTATAGTACGTTTAGCTTCTGACTATATCTCCAACTCTCAGTTGCTATTGATCAGTCACACTTACATAGTAATTAAACCAATCTCGTACTCGCTGTACCTCTGGCGCTAATTTTTCGCTTGTACAGCGTACTTTATGCTGACTCTAACGGACAAAGGAGTTTCAGCCTGTGGGTTGACACGGCATCTATCCGCGTGTCTCCCTCTTGGTCGTTCAGAGCTCAGAACCTTGGGTCAAGGCCACCTCTACTTTACAGCGCCTTCCCGCTTTTGCTCCGACTCTAACGGAGGCAGGTCTTTAAACCTTTGGGTCTTTGTGGGGAATCTAACCACCACGGGCCTCCAACCCTCGGGTGGAACGCCGCCGCACTCTCCCTTACAGTGCTCCCTTAAGGGGAGTTCGCCCTATGCTTGCACACTATActggttttaattattttaggaTGAAAAAATTGCAAGTGACTTCAAAACAAATTTAGACGTTGCCAATTGCAGAACAACAGACGTCTGCTTACCTTGTTTTAGCGGCGCCGCGAAGTTTTGCAGTCACTCGTTCTGCGCTCGTCGAGCCTCACTTCTCCGTCTTCATCACGTCGGGGTCACCAAATTGTTGAGGACTGCTGCAATTCTGGTCCTCGCGTGTTCTTTTAATGAAGCAATAGGAGAAGAGATTGTTAGgctcagaatcagctttattttaaTACCAGTAGAATATGCAATATTACAGAGCTTTGGCTCTGACTATAGTCTCCCTGACAAGCAACAGAGTGTCTGTCAGTTCACGAAGTCTGACACACTATCTCTCCCTGACCCAGTATTTTATAATACATAGATCAAGAAATGTGCAACCGGGGTGTTGTCGTCTTCTCATTGGTTGACGGTGTCCTGCTTCTCCTTTTTGTGGTATCTGACTCCATACGTCCGGCCACGCCTCTGGGTGATCTGAAACTTCAAGAGACAAACATCCTGCTTTGCACAACCTATTGATCAATATCACCTGTTTCTTACAGTGCACAGCTTAAGACCTTGAGACTATATATGGCattgtttttcacagttgaaTGGGAGCATCCTACTCTCATGCTTCCTGTTTTGTTAGCTGAAAGCAGAAGCTGAGGTTAAACTGACCTGTTACTATATTCTGGGAACAAGTGAATTTGTAAGTTTCTCACATCCAGTGTGTTTCCACTTCACAGTCACAATGTTCAAATACAGCATAATAAGCTTtctcacacacagtataaaaaatgaatctaaTATCTGAAACACCTCTATTAAAAATAAGCTTATAAAATCTCTTTGCTAAAAAGCAAATCaatgactttattttattgcaatTATGTTTTAGCAAAAGCATCAATCATAACAAGAAAATATCCTTCACTAAGCATCAGGAGATTGCTGGAACTGGTTCAACTAGGTGACTAGTTTACCACCATCGACCTGAAAGATGCCTAAGGGATAGCCTACAAGTACAACAGATTACCACTTGGCTACTCCCTGGCTCCTCACATGTTCAGCAAGTGTGTGGCACTGCAACCACTATATGACCATGGCATGAGGGTTTTCTTTTACTTAGACGACCTCATTGTTATGGCCAGGTCCAGAGAATAGGCCATTTTCCACATAGCCAGTTTGGTGCTGCACCTAACTGGTTGGTTTTGGCCATCAACTGGAAGAAGCCCCCAGCCACGCTCGCAGAAGGAGTATCTGGGAGTCGTGCTTGACACAGTCAGTCTGCAGGCTGTTCTGTGGGAACCGAGATTGATGGCACTGCAGCAGGCAGTCCTCAGACTGCTGCTGTGAGAGCGTTGACTGTTATGCAGGCATTGGGGCTTATGGTGGCGGGACATCCAGTCATTCCACTGGGGCTCCTGCACATGTGGCGCCTGCAATAGTGGTTCGCCAGCCTGTGCTTGGATCCCAGGAGGCACAAGCACCACTTAGAGAACGTTCCCCCATCAGTGCAGGAGGACCTGCGTTACTGGGGGTCCCCACAGCATCTATTGAT comes from Thunnus maccoyii chromosome 1, fThuMac1.1, whole genome shotgun sequence and encodes:
- the LOC121894827 gene encoding serine/arginine repetitive matrix protein 1-like, which produces MDLVSLSPSDNDLFGQHQDNQILSPCQSTPKDPVYSFPTASVLETPLSVACKPPRIRATPSSSVHSTIHIPPSSSLLTIQNYNSPEDSSASSGRSPPSAKSPPSAKRGRSGPKTVHCRRRDSPTPSPTRLAPAHRHRPDTSLTTRSRSRRHHAPGRSPKCLLASKISDWTVVTLPKTLKDRGIPFHRSDNKAKLFNKLMSAGSSLHTVNTSRLPGDVSVQSLSRRDIRVPVKGTEQPYPPAQSQRRGQYQRQNPPSTRMPAPPAAPFFQQQPLALTGASGTGMPEPSTFQPQQPSSIWAAPGCRLPVFPHR